In a single window of the Rhodoligotrophos appendicifer genome:
- the nrdR gene encoding transcriptional regulator NrdR produces the protein MRCPYCGNTDTQVKDSRPTEDNSAIRRRRSCPDCGGRFTTFERVQLRELMVLKRSGRRVPFERDKLVRSLQIALRKRPVDPDRVERMTSGIVRRLESLGENEVRSETVGKLVMEALKALDDVAYVRFASVYKNFREAKDFEELLGELSGDGERPVDENRE, from the coding sequence ATGCGCTGTCCCTATTGCGGGAACACCGACACGCAAGTGAAGGATTCGCGCCCGACCGAGGACAATTCGGCCATCCGAAGACGCAGATCGTGTCCCGATTGCGGGGGGCGCTTTACGACGTTCGAGCGGGTGCAGCTGCGCGAGCTCATGGTGCTGAAGCGTTCGGGCCGACGGGTGCCGTTCGAGCGGGACAAGCTGGTTCGATCGCTGCAGATCGCCCTCAGGAAAAGGCCGGTCGACCCAGATCGGGTCGAACGCATGACCAGCGGCATCGTGCGCCGCCTCGAGAGCCTCGGTGAAAACGAGGTTCGCTCCGAAACGGTCGGCAAGCTCGTCATGGAGGCGCTGAAGGCGCTTGACGACGTCGCCTATGTCCGCTTCGCCTCGGTCTATAAGAACTTCCGCGAGGCCAAGGATTTCGAGGAGCTGCTCGGGGAATTGTCCGGGGATGGGGAGCGGCCGGTCGACGAGAACCGGGAATGA
- the plsX gene encoding phosphate acyltransferase PlsX, whose protein sequence is MPRPLTIALDAMGGDRGPEVVVPGADLALERWPEIRLLLFGDQAKLDPIIARYPRVRDRSEVVHTDVAVAMEDKPSQALRRGRHNSSMWMTIDAVRTGRADVAVSAGNTGALMAMAKVILKTMPGISRPAIAGLWPTLRGDSVVLDLGATIGADAEQLFDYAIMGEAMARCMLGMERPTVGLLNVGIEEMKGVEEVRKAGKMLREAELPIEYYGFVEGDDIGKGTVDVFVIEGFTGNIALKAAEGTVRLLTGYLREAMNRTWMTRLGYFFARGAFDALRARLDPRTKNGGVFLGLNGIVVKSHGGTDGFGFAAAIDVAVETTRSKLIDKIAADLAAKQSATQASLTTALNAEGV, encoded by the coding sequence ATGCCGCGTCCTCTGACCATCGCGCTCGATGCCATGGGGGGCGACCGGGGACCCGAGGTGGTGGTGCCGGGAGCCGACCTCGCCCTCGAGCGCTGGCCTGAAATCCGCCTGCTGTTGTTCGGTGATCAGGCAAAGCTGGACCCCATCATCGCCAGATATCCGCGGGTCAGGGACAGATCCGAAGTCGTGCATACGGACGTGGCCGTGGCGATGGAGGACAAGCCCAGTCAGGCCCTGCGCCGAGGCCGGCATAATTCCAGCATGTGGATGACCATCGACGCCGTTCGCACCGGCCGCGCTGACGTCGCCGTGTCGGCGGGCAATACCGGAGCCTTGATGGCCATGGCAAAGGTGATCCTCAAGACAATGCCGGGCATCTCGCGCCCCGCCATCGCCGGGCTATGGCCCACCTTGCGCGGCGATTCCGTCGTGCTCGACCTCGGAGCGACCATCGGGGCCGATGCCGAACAATTGTTCGACTATGCCATCATGGGTGAGGCCATGGCGCGCTGCATGCTCGGCATGGAGCGACCAACCGTCGGCTTGCTCAATGTCGGCATCGAAGAGATGAAGGGCGTCGAGGAGGTTCGCAAAGCCGGGAAAATGTTGCGTGAGGCAGAACTTCCGATCGAGTATTACGGCTTCGTCGAAGGCGACGACATCGGCAAGGGCACCGTAGACGTGTTCGTCATCGAGGGATTTACCGGCAACATCGCATTGAAGGCGGCAGAGGGTACGGTCAGATTGCTGACCGGCTACCTGCGCGAGGCCATGAACCGGACCTGGATGACGAGACTCGGCTATTTCTTCGCTCGTGGCGCTTTCGATGCCCTCCGGGCGCGACTTGACCCGAGAACCAAGAATGGCGGCGTTTTCCTGGGCCTCAACGGCATCGTGGTGAAAAGCCATGGAGGCACCGACGGCTTCGGCTTTGCTGCGGCCATCGATGTTGCGGTCGAAACGACGCGCAGCAAACTGATCGATAAAATCGCTGCAGATCTCGCGGCCAAACAAAGCGCAACGCAGGCAAGTCTGACGACGGCGTTGAACGCGGAAGGTGTTTAA
- a CDS encoding DUF177 domain-containing protein produces MDSEFSRPIMVERIGAGGDESVMATQAECRLVAQRLGILDVYALRAEATVLPWKKGGLHVSGAFHAEVEQSCVVTLEPLVLTYEEKFERYFLPAKAIAAVEEGELFIDADEEEPPQAIEGNVVDLGEVVVEELALALDPYPRKADAAVDARYVLGQATEVPPGPFATLAALKKRADADNSDT; encoded by the coding sequence ATGGACAGTGAATTTTCCCGGCCGATCATGGTCGAGCGAATCGGTGCGGGTGGGGACGAAAGCGTGATGGCCACACAGGCGGAGTGTCGGCTTGTCGCGCAGCGGCTTGGGATTCTCGACGTGTACGCATTGCGGGCCGAGGCGACTGTGCTGCCTTGGAAAAAAGGCGGCCTCCATGTCAGCGGGGCATTTCACGCTGAGGTCGAGCAAAGCTGTGTCGTCACTTTGGAGCCCCTGGTGCTCACTTACGAGGAAAAGTTCGAGCGCTACTTCCTGCCAGCCAAGGCCATAGCAGCGGTCGAGGAGGGTGAGCTCTTCATCGATGCGGATGAGGAGGAGCCGCCGCAAGCCATAGAGGGAAATGTCGTGGATCTGGGCGAGGTGGTGGTTGAAGAACTTGCCCTAGCGCTCGATCCCTATCCCCGAAAAGCAGATGCCGCCGTCGATGCCCGATACGTGCTAGGACAGGCGACCGAGGTGCCGCCGGGACCCTTTGCAACTCTGGCCGCGTTGAAAAAGCGTGCAGATGCGGATAACAGCGATACATGA
- the ribD gene encoding bifunctional diaminohydroxyphosphoribosylaminopyrimidine deaminase/5-amino-6-(5-phosphoribosylamino)uracil reductase RibD: protein MTEIRPYDAHFMTLALRLGRRNIGNTGPNPAVGCLIVDESFTPPQIIAVGWTGRGGRPHAEQVALEHAGEKARGATAYVTLEPCAHYGKTPPCAKGLAEAGVARVVTTCVDPDPRVSGRGHAMLQEAGISVVTGVMAAEARQDMVGFLTRMTLGRPHMILKLAVSADGKIAAQPGVSTTITGEAARARSHLMRAESDVILVGRNTILIDNPALTCRLPGLGDRSPIRAVVASEGLIPPRSVLATTARKTPVWILSAREPDNWEAETLLSAGVEILVCGEGKGRRVDLGRALATLGDRGVGRVMVEGGAQIAAGLLAADLVDEVALFTSRKELGDEAVDALGGTPIKSITESARFALNEEEWFGEDRLTVYVRAAATSG from the coding sequence ATGACCGAGATTCGTCCCTATGACGCTCATTTCATGACTTTGGCCCTGCGCCTGGGTCGTCGCAACATCGGCAATACCGGTCCCAATCCAGCGGTCGGTTGCCTGATCGTGGACGAAAGCTTTACGCCGCCACAGATCATCGCTGTGGGCTGGACCGGGCGCGGTGGGCGCCCCCATGCCGAGCAGGTCGCTCTGGAACATGCCGGCGAGAAGGCGCGAGGCGCTACGGCCTATGTGACCCTGGAGCCCTGTGCCCATTACGGCAAGACACCGCCCTGCGCAAAAGGACTGGCAGAGGCGGGAGTTGCTCGCGTCGTCACAACCTGTGTCGATCCCGACCCGCGGGTCTCGGGACGGGGGCATGCCATGCTGCAGGAGGCGGGCATTTCGGTCGTCACCGGGGTGATGGCGGCTGAGGCGCGCCAGGACATGGTCGGATTCCTCACCCGCATGACACTGGGGCGGCCCCACATGATTCTCAAACTCGCCGTCTCGGCGGACGGAAAAATTGCGGCTCAGCCTGGGGTTTCCACCACGATCACCGGCGAGGCAGCACGGGCGCGCAGCCACCTGATGCGCGCCGAATCCGACGTTATCCTCGTCGGTCGCAACACGATCCTCATCGACAATCCGGCGCTCACCTGTCGTCTGCCAGGACTGGGCGATCGGTCACCCATCCGGGCGGTGGTGGCCTCCGAAGGACTTATTCCGCCCAGATCGGTGCTGGCCACCACAGCACGCAAAACTCCCGTGTGGATTCTCAGCGCGCGCGAGCCCGACAATTGGGAGGCCGAGACGCTGCTTTCGGCAGGTGTCGAGATCCTGGTTTGCGGCGAAGGCAAGGGGCGAAGAGTCGATCTCGGACGAGCTCTGGCGACGCTTGGCGACCGTGGCGTGGGCCGGGTGATGGTGGAAGGCGGCGCGCAGATCGCAGCCGGCCTGCTTGCCGCCGATCTGGTGGATGAGGTGGCCCTGTTCACCTCCCGGAAGGAACTGGGGGACGAGGCCGTCGATGCGCTGGGCGGGACACCCATCAAAAGCATTACCGAGTCTGCGCGCTTCGCGCTTAACGAGGAAGAATGGTTTGGTGAAGACCGGCTGACGGTTTATGTGAGGGCGGCCGCGACATCCGGCTAA
- a CDS encoding riboflavin synthase, with protein sequence MFTGIVSDIGELVAQEDAGDRRLTIACHYDPATIALGASIACSGVCLTVIETGPYQMDRSYFVVQASKETLDVTTLGQWRIGTRINLERALRIGDELGGHLVTGHADGMAAVVGREPEGGSMRFRFRAPDALARFIAPKGSVCLDGTSLTVNEVDGSLFGVNIIPHTQEVTTWGQITAGDKVNIEIDTMARYVARLNETA encoded by the coding sequence ATGTTCACAGGCATCGTAAGCGATATCGGCGAATTGGTCGCTCAAGAGGATGCGGGCGACCGGCGCCTGACCATCGCCTGTCATTATGACCCCGCCACCATCGCGCTAGGAGCCTCGATCGCCTGCTCGGGCGTTTGCCTCACGGTGATCGAAACCGGTCCCTATCAGATGGACCGCAGCTATTTCGTCGTGCAGGCGTCCAAGGAGACGCTGGATGTGACGACGCTGGGCCAATGGCGCATCGGCACGCGGATCAACCTGGAACGCGCGCTGCGGATAGGTGACGAGCTGGGAGGTCATCTCGTCACGGGCCATGCGGACGGCATGGCTGCGGTGGTCGGACGTGAACCCGAGGGCGGGTCCATGCGCTTCCGGTTCCGCGCACCCGACGCTCTAGCGCGCTTCATCGCTCCAAAGGGATCCGTTTGCCTGGATGGAACTTCGCTGACGGTGAACGAGGTCGACGGGTCCCTGTTCGGCGTCAATATCATCCCCCATACGCAAGAGGTCACCACCTGGGGACAGATCACCGCCGGCGATAAAGTGAATATTGAGATCGATACCATGGCGCGCTATGTGGCCCGCCTTAACGAGACGGCCTAG
- the thiL gene encoding thiamine-phosphate kinase has translation MTLSREQALIQRVFAPLAEGDDGAAGLKDDAASYAPKPGMDVVITVDSLVADVHFLSTDDPLLVAKKALRVNLSDLAAKGAKARGYVLAIALSEDQDEAWIQRFADGLAEDQSRFGCTLMGGDTVATPGPLTLTVTAFGDVPQGRILRRGGGRAGDIVYVSGTIGDSALGLAALQGRIETDDDDLRRRYWLPEPRVDLVPALLAHAHAAMDVSDGLVGDLGLLCWASGLTARIDAQRIPLGQTATRLISKTPGLLETCLTGGDDYEILCSVPPEDADHFEAAADNAGVKVTAIGDLVPGTTPPQLIGAQGEVLHFAQGSYSHFK, from the coding sequence ATGACCCTGTCGCGGGAGCAGGCGCTCATCCAGAGAGTGTTTGCTCCGCTGGCTGAGGGCGATGACGGAGCGGCGGGTCTCAAGGATGACGCCGCATCCTATGCCCCGAAACCAGGCATGGACGTGGTCATCACCGTCGACAGCCTAGTGGCAGACGTGCATTTCCTGTCGACAGACGATCCCTTACTGGTCGCCAAGAAGGCGCTCAGGGTCAATCTTTCGGATCTCGCGGCGAAAGGGGCGAAAGCTCGCGGCTATGTACTGGCGATCGCTCTCAGCGAAGACCAGGATGAAGCGTGGATTCAGCGCTTTGCTGACGGACTGGCCGAGGATCAGTCGCGATTCGGATGCACGCTGATGGGCGGCGACACGGTGGCGACACCGGGGCCGCTAACGTTGACCGTCACCGCCTTCGGTGACGTGCCCCAGGGCCGCATTCTGCGCCGCGGCGGGGGAAGGGCAGGCGACATCGTCTATGTCTCCGGCACCATCGGCGACAGCGCCCTCGGACTTGCCGCTCTCCAGGGCCGGATCGAGACGGATGACGATGATCTGCGGCGACGCTACTGGTTGCCGGAGCCAAGGGTCGATCTTGTGCCTGCACTGTTAGCACACGCTCACGCGGCGATGGACGTTTCAGATGGGCTGGTGGGAGATCTCGGTCTGCTGTGCTGGGCATCCGGTCTCACTGCACGGATCGATGCCCAGCGGATCCCCCTCGGCCAAACGGCCACCCGGCTCATTAGCAAGACTCCGGGCCTGTTGGAGACCTGTCTCACGGGGGGCGACGACTACGAGATCCTGTGCAGCGTTCCGCCGGAGGATGCTGATCATTTCGAGGCCGCGGCTGACAACGCCGGTGTCAAGGTCACGGCCATCGGCGACTTGGTCCCCGGGACAACACCACCGCAACTCATCGGCGCCCAGGGCGAAGTGCTGCATTTTGCGCAGGGCTCCTACAGCCACTTCAAATAG
- the ribH gene encoding 6,7-dimethyl-8-ribityllumazine synthase, translated as MAFPRILIIEARFYDELLDEMVRGAVAAIEAEGGEYELVTVPGALEIPAIIAYVENGRRQAFDGYVALGCVIRGETHHFDIVANESARALMDLSVNRGLAIANGILTVEDDEQAWARARVGELNKGGAAAMAAIHMARLRAELQG; from the coding sequence ATGGCCTTTCCGCGCATTCTGATCATCGAGGCGCGCTTTTACGATGAGTTGCTAGACGAGATGGTGCGCGGCGCTGTCGCCGCCATCGAGGCAGAGGGGGGCGAATATGAGCTCGTCACCGTCCCGGGAGCGCTCGAAATTCCAGCCATCATCGCTTATGTAGAGAACGGACGGCGGCAGGCCTTTGACGGCTATGTCGCGCTGGGCTGCGTAATCCGCGGGGAAACCCATCATTTTGACATCGTCGCCAATGAATCGGCGCGGGCGCTGATGGATCTCTCGGTCAATCGGGGGCTGGCCATCGCCAATGGCATCCTGACCGTGGAAGACGACGAGCAAGCCTGGGCCCGGGCGCGCGTGGGCGAGTTGAACAAGGGAGGCGCGGCCGCGATGGCTGCGATCCACATGGCGCGGCTGAGGGCCGAGCTGCAAGGTTAG
- a CDS encoding MFS transporter yields the protein MNSVQPTTDAAARRNAFLLAVAQALYSSSTVILITNAGLVGSMLASDQGLATLPASTFVIGTALSTVPASLLMGKIGRRPGFLLGALIGLGGALLAAYAILVQSFEMFCIATLLCGSYQAFGQYYRFAVVDTARESFKAKAISWVMIGGVASAFIGPFLVMATRDLFAPVLFAGCFVASAGLTILAMGILSLINIPHVKTSHSMGSGRPLSTLLRQPRLIAAIVAGMMSYGMMNFVMTSTPIAMVGCGLSFNAAAFVIQWHVLAMYVPSFFTGHLINRFGAPRVMTAGMLLLTAAATTGVSGIGMGHFTVGLILLGVGWNFGFVGATTMVTDCYRSEEKNKVQAVNDFAVFTTVAIASLSSGKLLSSLGWTAVNLAIFPMVLVVLAMLFWLKKSHGRGVGREVQ from the coding sequence ATGAATTCCGTACAGCCAACCACCGATGCCGCCGCGCGGCGAAACGCGTTCCTCCTGGCGGTGGCGCAGGCGCTCTATTCGTCCAGCACTGTCATCCTTATCACCAATGCGGGCCTTGTCGGCAGCATGCTTGCAAGCGATCAGGGCCTTGCCACACTGCCGGCTTCGACATTCGTCATCGGAACGGCGCTGAGCACCGTCCCGGCGTCGCTGCTCATGGGCAAAATAGGACGACGGCCGGGGTTCCTGCTCGGGGCGCTGATCGGCCTGGGTGGTGCTCTGCTCGCGGCCTATGCGATCCTGGTGCAGAGCTTCGAGATGTTCTGCATCGCGACTCTGCTCTGTGGAAGCTACCAAGCCTTCGGTCAGTACTATCGCTTCGCGGTCGTCGATACGGCGCGCGAATCATTCAAGGCCAAGGCCATCTCGTGGGTGATGATCGGCGGGGTCGCCTCCGCCTTTATCGGGCCGTTCCTGGTGATGGCAACGCGGGACCTGTTTGCGCCCGTGCTGTTTGCCGGCTGCTTCGTGGCCAGTGCCGGGCTCACCATCCTCGCCATGGGAATTCTAAGCCTCATCAACATTCCGCACGTGAAGACGAGCCACAGCATGGGAAGCGGCCGTCCCCTGAGCACCTTGCTCAGGCAGCCGCGGCTGATCGCGGCAATCGTCGCCGGTATGATGAGTTACGGCATGATGAACTTCGTCATGACTTCTACCCCTATCGCCATGGTCGGATGCGGCCTTAGCTTCAACGCTGCCGCCTTTGTCATCCAATGGCATGTACTGGCGATGTATGTGCCAAGTTTCTTCACCGGCCATCTGATCAACCGCTTCGGCGCACCGCGTGTGATGACCGCCGGCATGCTGCTGCTCACGGCTGCGGCCACCACCGGCGTGAGCGGAATCGGCATGGGACATTTCACCGTGGGACTGATTCTCCTGGGGGTCGGCTGGAATTTCGGTTTTGTCGGCGCCACCACCATGGTGACCGACTGCTATCGCTCGGAGGAAAAGAACAAGGTGCAGGCGGTCAACGACTTCGCCGTGTTCACTACCGTCGCCATTGCCTCGCTCTCGTCTGGAAAACTGCTCAGCAGCTTAGGATGGACGGCCGTCAATCTGGCCATTTTTCCCATGGTTCTGGTGGTGCTGGCGATGCTGTTCTGGTTGAAGAAATCACATGGGCGCGGGGTCGGCCGGGAAGTGCAATGA
- a CDS encoding outer membrane protein assembly factor BamE, with protein MVNPSSQSRRAVLRNGLLALGLVGLTAACSPVVDHRGYLPHGDDLKKVQVGMSKTEVQALLGSPSTSATVNFQGDSYYYISDTVEQEAFFRPTVVDRQIFAIRFTRTDQVESFALYGLEDGRIIDFNTRQTPTRGKELTLLQQLFGNIGKFDPGDTGDSRGPGGSISGSPF; from the coding sequence GTGGTCAATCCTTCAAGTCAGTCTCGCCGTGCGGTGCTTCGTAACGGATTGCTTGCCTTGGGGCTAGTCGGCCTCACCGCGGCATGCAGCCCTGTTGTTGATCATCGCGGCTATCTTCCTCATGGCGATGACCTGAAAAAGGTACAGGTGGGCATGAGCAAGACTGAGGTGCAGGCTCTGCTCGGCAGCCCGTCCACCTCCGCCACGGTGAATTTCCAGGGTGATAGCTACTACTATATTTCCGATACGGTTGAGCAGGAGGCATTTTTTCGCCCCACCGTTGTTGATCGGCAAATCTTCGCGATCCGCTTCACCCGCACCGATCAGGTTGAGAGTTTCGCTCTTTACGGGCTGGAGGATGGCCGGATCATTGACTTCAATACCCGCCAGACCCCAACCCGCGGCAAAGAGCTGACGCTGCTGCAACAGCTCTTCGGCAATATCGGCAAGTTCGATCCAGGCGATACCGGAGACAGTCGTGGCCCCGGCGGATCGATCAGCGGTAGTCCGTTCTAG
- the nusB gene encoding transcription antitermination factor NusB, producing the protein MSEPAQTTRDKTLMPRTAARLGAVQALYQMDVAHSELADVLAEFGSTRLGEDFEGGQCGEADFPFLRDLVTGVLREQLTIDPMINAVLAEGWALNRLDATLRAILRAAAYELTSRRDVPVRVVINEYVQVTHAFFGTDEPRLVNGVLDRLGRSAREKEFG; encoded by the coding sequence ATGAGCGAACCGGCACAAACGACCCGCGACAAGACCTTGATGCCGCGTACGGCAGCACGGTTGGGGGCGGTACAGGCTCTCTATCAGATGGACGTGGCCCATTCCGAACTCGCCGATGTGCTGGCCGAGTTCGGCTCCACGCGACTGGGGGAGGATTTCGAAGGCGGGCAATGCGGCGAGGCGGATTTTCCATTTCTCCGCGACTTGGTGACCGGAGTGCTTCGTGAACAGTTGACAATTGATCCCATGATCAATGCGGTGCTCGCGGAGGGATGGGCGCTCAATCGGCTCGACGCCACCTTGCGCGCCATATTGCGCGCCGCCGCCTACGAGCTGACATCGCGGCGCGACGTGCCGGTGCGGGTCGTGATCAACGAATATGTCCAGGTCACGCACGCCTTCTTCGGCACCGACGAACCCCGTCTCGTCAACGGGGTGCTGGATCGGCTTGGCCGCAGCGCTCGGGAGAAAGAATTCGGATGA
- a CDS encoding ubiquinol-cytochrome C chaperone family protein, which translates to MAQARQPEFYTHFHVPDTVEGRFELVVLHVVLALRRLRQDEGPSSALGEDLCAVMFSDFDHNLRELGVADLSVGKKVRKLAEAFYGRGKALDAALADEHPRVAATEVLARNIHFTDKAGASELADYVIRADHFLRSVGIAGILEGRIVFPAVRSCHDSEKAKSSRAMEGVAHGQ; encoded by the coding sequence GTGGCGCAGGCGCGGCAGCCTGAGTTCTATACGCATTTCCATGTGCCGGATACGGTTGAAGGCCGTTTCGAACTCGTGGTTCTGCATGTGGTTCTGGCCCTCCGTCGACTGCGGCAGGATGAGGGACCCAGTAGCGCCCTGGGCGAGGACCTCTGCGCCGTTATGTTCAGCGATTTCGACCATAATCTGCGCGAGCTGGGAGTCGCCGATCTGTCTGTAGGAAAGAAGGTCAGAAAGCTCGCAGAAGCCTTTTACGGACGTGGCAAGGCCCTCGATGCAGCCCTTGCGGATGAGCATCCGAGGGTGGCCGCCACCGAAGTGCTGGCGCGTAACATCCACTTCACCGACAAGGCCGGTGCCTCTGAGTTGGCAGATTATGTGATCAGGGCGGACCACTTCCTGAGGTCGGTCGGCATCGCGGGAATTCTTGAGGGAAGAATCGTATTCCCAGCCGTGAGGTCATGTCATGATTCGGAAAAGGCAAAGTCCTCACGAGCCATGGAAGGGGTCGCTCATGGACAGTGA
- a CDS encoding sodium-translocating pyrophosphatase — MSLEIWLIIACGALSIVYGVWAIQSVMAADAGNARMREIAGAIQEGAMAYLARQYTTIAIVGVVIFIIVAWLLGLLVAVGFLVGAVLSGAAGYIGMLVSVRANVRTAQAASVSLASGLSIAFRAGAVTGLLVAGLALLAVAVYFMVLTQFAGYAPGDRLVIDALVALGFGASLISIFARLGGGIFTKGADVGGDLVGKVEAGIPEDDPRNPATIADNVGDNVGDCAGMAADLFETYAVTIVATMVLASIYFAGTAMSTAAMVYPLAIAGVCVITSIIGTFFVKLGSSQSIMGALYKGIIVTGVLSLIALWPITAYMVGMSTEMTAGGVTFTGLDLFWCGAAGLVVTALIIVITEYYTGTNYRPVKSIAKASVSGHGTNVIQGLAISLEATALPALVIIGAIIVTYSLAGLFGIAIAVTTMLSLAGLVVALDAFGPVTDNAGGIAEMADLPADVRKTTDALDAVGNTTKAVTKGYAISSAGLGALVLFAAYTQDLQFFTANAEQYPYFRDVGEITFSLSNPYVVVGLLLGGLLPYLFGGIAMTAVGRAAGAIVEEVRRQFREKPGIMQGKDRPDYKAAVDLLTKAAIKEMIVPSLLPVLSPIVVYFVINAIAGKNAAFSTVGAMLLGVIVTGLFVAISMTAGGGAWDNAKKYIEDGHYGGKGSEAHKAAVTGDTVGDPYKDTAGPAVNPMIKITNIVALLLLAVLAHSA, encoded by the coding sequence ATGAGTCTCGAAATCTGGCTGATCATCGCCTGCGGGGCGCTGTCGATCGTCTATGGGGTCTGGGCCATCCAATCGGTGATGGCTGCGGATGCGGGCAATGCCCGCATGCGCGAGATCGCGGGCGCGATCCAAGAAGGCGCCATGGCCTATCTGGCCCGGCAGTACACGACCATTGCCATCGTCGGCGTGGTGATTTTCATCATTGTCGCCTGGTTGCTCGGCCTGCTGGTGGCGGTCGGCTTTCTCGTCGGCGCGGTGCTCTCCGGCGCTGCGGGGTATATCGGAATGTTGGTGTCGGTCCGGGCGAATGTCCGCACCGCGCAAGCCGCCAGCGTCAGCCTTGCCTCTGGCCTCAGCATCGCCTTTCGGGCCGGCGCTGTCACGGGGCTGCTGGTTGCCGGGCTCGCGCTGCTGGCGGTTGCCGTCTACTTCATGGTGCTCACGCAGTTTGCCGGCTATGCGCCAGGCGACCGATTGGTCATCGATGCCCTGGTCGCCCTCGGATTTGGCGCCTCGCTGATCTCGATCTTCGCGCGGCTCGGTGGCGGCATCTTCACCAAGGGTGCGGATGTGGGTGGCGATCTCGTGGGCAAGGTCGAAGCCGGCATTCCGGAGGATGATCCACGCAATCCGGCCACGATCGCCGACAATGTCGGCGACAATGTCGGCGACTGCGCGGGCATGGCAGCGGATCTGTTCGAGACTTACGCGGTGACCATCGTCGCCACCATGGTGCTGGCATCGATCTATTTCGCCGGGACGGCAATGTCGACCGCGGCCATGGTCTATCCCCTGGCCATCGCGGGTGTCTGCGTGATCACCTCGATCATCGGAACATTCTTCGTGAAACTCGGATCCAGCCAGTCGATCATGGGAGCCCTCTACAAAGGCATCATCGTCACCGGCGTCCTGTCGCTGATCGCGCTCTGGCCGATCACCGCCTATATGGTGGGCATGTCCACCGAGATGACTGCCGGCGGGGTGACTTTCACCGGTCTTGACCTCTTCTGGTGCGGCGCCGCGGGCCTCGTCGTCACCGCGCTCATCATCGTGATCACGGAATATTACACCGGCACCAATTATCGGCCGGTGAAGTCGATCGCCAAGGCCTCGGTCTCGGGGCATGGCACTAATGTGATCCAGGGTCTGGCGATCTCGCTGGAGGCCACGGCGCTGCCGGCGCTGGTCATCATCGGCGCCATCATCGTCACCTACAGCTTGGCTGGACTGTTCGGGATCGCAATCGCGGTCACGACAATGCTATCACTGGCAGGGCTCGTAGTGGCCTTGGATGCCTTCGGACCGGTGACCGACAATGCCGGCGGCATCGCCGAAATGGCGGATTTGCCGGCCGATGTGCGCAAGACAACGGATGCTCTTGATGCGGTGGGAAATACAACGAAAGCCGTGACCAAGGGCTACGCCATCAGCTCGGCCGGTCTCGGTGCGCTGGTGCTGTTTGCCGCCTATACCCAGGATCTGCAGTTTTTCACGGCCAATGCCGAGCAGTATCCGTATTTCCGAGACGTCGGCGAAATTACATTCTCGCTCTCCAACCCTTATGTGGTGGTGGGGCTGCTGCTCGGGGGCCTGTTGCCCTATCTGTTCGGCGGCATCGCCATGACGGCAGTGGGCCGCGCGGCAGGCGCAATCGTGGAGGAGGTGCGCAGGCAGTTCCGCGAAAAGCCAGGCATCATGCAGGGCAAGGACCGGCCGGACTACAAGGCCGCGGTCGACCTTTTGACCAAGGCGGCGATCAAGGAGATGATCGTGCCGTCGCTGCTGCCGGTGCTGTCGCCGATCGTGGTCTATTTCGTGATCAACGCGATCGCAGGCAAGAACGCGGCGTTCTCAACTGTAGGCGCGATGCTGCTGGGCGTCATCGTGACCGGCCTGTTCGTGGCCATCTCCATGACAGCTGGGGGCGGCGCCTGGGACAATGCCAAGAAGTACATCGAGGACGGGCATTACGGCGGCAAGGGCTCGGAAGCCCATAAGGCGGCGGTGACGGGCGATACAGTCGGAGATCCGTACAAAGATACGGCGGGTCCGGCGGTCAATCCGATGATCAAGATCACCAACATCGTTGCCTTGCTGCTGCTGGCCGTTCTGGCGCACAGCGCATAA